A genomic region of Marinobacter sp. NP-4(2019) contains the following coding sequences:
- a CDS encoding ABC transporter substrate-binding protein, translating to MSQQPVTTRHFKPSSARWRAHWLAVMSLMFLVAVPAVAPDARADVSGGLPVLSISVLQFGTAHWELDHLLHRGLDRKHGYRLELMPVANLPASRLAVTSGSANGAVADLLWAQSRYQTGSPYLYLPFSSQIGDIVVADGSAIQSVADLAGKRIGVAGGPDSKGWVLLQKVAAQQGLNLPDSADVQFAAPPLLNQALKRGQVDVIVTYWHFAARLKGEGGWRSAFRMADLLTALDLDSNLPVLGYVFPVSWAREHPSLVRHFADSLRETKAELADDPGYWERLRPLMGNPGKGIFEALRDGFIAGTPAPQTDRRTADLHRLLVLTGAVADNLMPASLFYRSEP from the coding sequence ATGAGCCAGCAGCCCGTAACAACGCGACATTTCAAACCATCCTCAGCCCGTTGGCGTGCCCATTGGCTGGCGGTGATGAGCCTGATGTTTCTGGTGGCGGTGCCGGCCGTTGCGCCCGATGCCCGTGCTGATGTATCGGGCGGGCTGCCGGTGTTGTCGATCAGTGTCTTGCAGTTTGGCACGGCGCACTGGGAACTCGACCATCTCCTCCACCGGGGCCTGGACCGGAAACATGGCTACCGCCTGGAGTTGATGCCGGTGGCCAACCTGCCGGCCTCCCGCCTTGCGGTCACCAGCGGCTCGGCGAACGGCGCCGTGGCGGACCTGCTCTGGGCGCAATCCCGTTACCAGACCGGCAGTCCCTACCTGTATCTTCCGTTTTCCAGCCAGATTGGCGACATTGTGGTGGCGGATGGTTCTGCCATTCAGTCTGTGGCAGACCTCGCCGGCAAGCGAATCGGCGTGGCCGGTGGTCCGGACAGCAAGGGCTGGGTACTGTTGCAGAAAGTTGCCGCCCAGCAGGGGCTCAACCTGCCGGATTCCGCCGATGTGCAGTTTGCGGCACCGCCCCTGCTCAACCAGGCCCTCAAGCGGGGGCAGGTGGATGTAATTGTCACCTACTGGCATTTTGCTGCGCGTCTCAAGGGTGAGGGAGGCTGGCGCTCGGCGTTCCGGATGGCGGATCTGTTGACCGCCCTGGATCTGGATTCCAACCTGCCGGTGCTGGGCTATGTCTTCCCGGTATCTTGGGCGCGGGAACACCCATCTCTGGTCCGGCATTTCGCCGATTCCCTGCGGGAGACGAAAGCCGAACTGGCTGATGATCCCGGATACTGGGAGCGACTCCGGCCACTGATGGGCAACCCGGGCAAGGGCATTTTCGAGGCACTCCGGGACGGATTCATTGCAGGCACGCCAGCACCACAAACCGACCGGCGAACAGCCGACCTGCACCGGCTTCTGGTACTCACCGGCGCGGTGGCAGACAACCTGATGCCCGCTTCGCTCTTCTATCGGAGTGAGCCGTGA
- a CDS encoding NahK/ErcS family hybrid sensor histidine kinase/response regulator: MASLKPVSCKNEASADNRDRRIAELEAENERLRRIRDALIVRVESGSSHKPEPYAAFEHSVVLAEQVRERTEALNQTMEELKASNKALSRARVEAETTRQRLSDAIESIADGFVLFDHQHRLIQSNSRFRSYWRHAGVEVPESGTTIADVKRQAVSSGLIVEEHSHPDSEGVVFLLANDRWVQMTERPTREGGLVVLYSDITDVKNSEMARRIKALEESERWIRVVTDHVPALIAYVGADLTVQFCNKVYESWYGRNGESPLGKPLDEVHSIDLYRRLLPQMRQALAGNSVTFEFEECGEQGEVRYMLRSYVPNINEEGSVTGFFVLIRDITDRRKTALALEQAYDNLERRVKERTSALTGLNNQLRQEITERAAVEARLRDAKLEAERANLSKTKFLAAVSHDLLQPLNAARLFTSALLEQSFGPKAEGLVRSVSTSLDDVENLLGTLVDISKLDAGVIKPDVTAFDLRDLLNNIAREFRQMAMAEGLRLDFVASSAIVESDSQLLARILRNFLTNAVRYTGSGRILLGCRRRQDHVQLQVWDTGPGIPEDKLTEIFQEFKRIRPAGSQPDKGLGLGLAIVDKISRMLGHEVSVSSIEGKGSVFSVKVPLGRLQPKRPVADQNRTESFDSGLGGARIWVIDNDPSICAGMKTLLEGWDCRVVTAVSLADLENQLDPADSPVDLILADYHLDNDENGVDVVAEINGRRRCPAPVVMVTANYTNELKQHIRELGHLLMNKPVKPLKLRSVLSHILRN; the protein is encoded by the coding sequence TTGGCCAGCCTGAAGCCCGTGTCGTGCAAGAATGAAGCATCCGCTGATAACAGGGACCGGCGCATCGCCGAGCTTGAAGCGGAGAATGAACGTCTGCGCCGCATCCGCGATGCCCTGATCGTTCGGGTGGAGTCAGGCTCCTCCCACAAGCCTGAGCCCTACGCAGCCTTCGAACATTCCGTGGTGCTGGCGGAACAGGTGCGCGAGCGTACCGAGGCCCTTAACCAGACCATGGAGGAGCTTAAAGCCAGCAATAAGGCTTTGAGCCGTGCCCGCGTCGAAGCCGAAACCACCCGCCAGCGTCTTAGCGACGCCATTGAAAGCATTGCTGATGGCTTTGTCCTGTTTGATCACCAACACCGCCTGATTCAAAGCAACAGTCGTTTTCGCAGTTACTGGCGCCATGCCGGTGTGGAAGTGCCGGAGTCAGGCACCACCATTGCCGATGTGAAGCGGCAGGCGGTCAGTTCGGGGCTGATCGTGGAAGAGCACAGCCACCCGGATTCGGAGGGCGTTGTCTTCCTGCTGGCCAACGACCGTTGGGTTCAGATGACCGAGAGGCCCACCCGTGAAGGCGGACTGGTGGTTCTCTATTCTGATATCACCGACGTCAAGAACAGCGAGATGGCCCGTCGTATCAAGGCGCTGGAAGAAAGTGAACGCTGGATCCGGGTCGTGACAGACCACGTGCCGGCGCTGATAGCTTATGTGGGGGCGGACCTCACGGTGCAGTTCTGCAACAAGGTGTACGAATCCTGGTATGGCCGCAACGGTGAGTCGCCCCTCGGCAAGCCGCTGGATGAAGTGCATTCCATCGATCTGTACCGTCGCCTGTTGCCACAGATGCGGCAGGCGCTGGCGGGAAACAGTGTGACCTTCGAGTTTGAGGAGTGTGGCGAGCAGGGAGAAGTGCGCTATATGCTGCGCTCCTATGTACCCAATATCAACGAGGAGGGCAGTGTTACCGGCTTCTTCGTGTTGATCCGGGACATTACCGATCGTCGCAAGACCGCCCTGGCGCTGGAGCAGGCCTATGACAACCTGGAGCGGAGGGTCAAGGAACGCACCTCGGCGTTGACCGGGCTGAACAACCAACTGCGCCAGGAAATCACCGAGCGGGCCGCGGTCGAGGCCAGGCTGCGGGACGCCAAACTGGAGGCGGAGCGGGCGAACCTTTCCAAGACCAAGTTCCTCGCCGCCGTCAGCCATGACCTGCTGCAACCCCTGAACGCGGCCCGGCTGTTCACCAGCGCGCTTCTGGAGCAGTCGTTCGGGCCCAAGGCCGAGGGTCTGGTCCGTTCGGTAAGCACTTCCCTGGATGATGTTGAAAACCTGCTGGGTACGCTGGTGGATATTTCCAAACTGGATGCCGGGGTAATCAAACCGGATGTGACTGCGTTTGATCTGCGGGATTTGCTCAACAACATCGCCCGGGAATTCCGGCAGATGGCGATGGCCGAAGGTCTGCGGCTGGACTTTGTTGCCAGTTCCGCAATCGTGGAATCCGATTCCCAGCTTCTGGCCCGAATCCTCCGGAACTTCCTCACCAACGCCGTCCGCTATACCGGGAGTGGTCGGATTCTTCTCGGTTGCCGACGGCGCCAGGATCACGTGCAGCTGCAGGTCTGGGACACCGGCCCGGGCATTCCCGAAGACAAGCTGACCGAGATCTTCCAGGAATTCAAACGCATCCGGCCGGCAGGTTCTCAGCCCGACAAGGGGCTGGGTCTGGGGCTGGCCATCGTGGACAAGATTTCGCGCATGCTGGGCCATGAGGTGAGCGTGTCTTCCATTGAAGGCAAGGGGTCCGTATTCAGCGTTAAAGTTCCCCTGGGACGTCTGCAGCCGAAACGACCGGTCGCGGATCAGAACCGGACGGAGTCCTTCGACAGCGGACTGGGTGGTGCGCGGATCTGGGTGATCGATAACGACCCGTCGATCTGCGCTGGCATGAAAACCTTGCTGGAAGGCTGGGACTGTCGCGTGGTGACGGCGGTGTCACTGGCGGATCTGGAGAATCAGCTGGACCCGGCCGACAGCCCGGTGGACCTGATTCTGGCGGATTACCACCTGGACAACGATGAAAATGGCGTCGATGTGGTGGCGGAGATTAACGGTCGTCGCCGTTGTCCGGCACCGGTGGTGATGGTGACCGCCAATTATACCAATGAGCTCAAGCAGCATATTCGGGAGCTAGGACACTTACTGATGAACAAACCGGTGAAGCCGCTGAAGCTGCGCAGTGTGCTGAGTCATATACTGAGAAACTGA
- a CDS encoding FFLEELY motif protein produces MYRERLVATEVHSDSARRLQRLLIEYHDFRQHKMAHPLLEDTFRVAKWQAERLKRTHQDLYRHPGYHTGLEFLLTDLYAPAHMTRRDDNIDRVFPKMVKWLPNSLLDTFAGLVELNLITQKLDLELTERLDQQGGRVTACPTSNTAPPFAPAVAWHNVDVRLPW; encoded by the coding sequence ATGTACCGCGAGCGTCTCGTTGCCACCGAAGTCCATTCTGACAGCGCCCGTCGGTTGCAGCGGCTGCTGATTGAGTACCACGACTTCCGCCAGCACAAGATGGCTCATCCGTTGCTGGAGGACACGTTTCGAGTGGCTAAATGGCAGGCGGAACGGTTGAAACGCACCCATCAGGATCTTTACCGCCACCCCGGCTACCATACCGGCCTGGAATTTCTGCTCACCGACCTGTACGCCCCGGCACACATGACCCGCCGTGACGACAACATCGACCGTGTATTCCCGAAAATGGTGAAGTGGCTGCCCAACAGCCTGCTGGACACGTTCGCGGGTCTGGTGGAGTTGAACCTGATCACCCAGAAGCTTGATCTTGAGCTGACAGAACGGCTCGATCAGCAGGGGGGCCGGGTGACGGCCTGTCCAACCAGCAATACTGCGCCGCCTTTCGCGCCAGCTGTAGCCTGGCACAACGTCGACGTCAGATTGCCCTGGTAG
- a CDS encoding FFLEELY motif protein: MAQRRRQIALVAEVGQQLDHYVRNRTLGWLLSMTRGPAEMADLSDLHSFLHRGYTAFRKMEDVDALIERLVAREQRVLENIVNGVPDPFNLPDDL; encoded by the coding sequence CTGGCACAACGTCGACGTCAGATTGCCCTGGTAGCCGAGGTGGGTCAGCAACTGGATCACTATGTCCGCAACCGCACCCTGGGCTGGCTGCTCAGCATGACCCGTGGGCCGGCGGAAATGGCGGACCTGAGCGACCTCCACAGTTTCCTGCACCGGGGGTATACGGCGTTCCGCAAAATGGAAGACGTTGACGCCCTGATTGAACGGCTGGTCGCCCGGGAGCAGCGGGTTCTGGAGAACATCGTCAATGGCGTCCCCGATCCCTTCAACCTGCCGGACGATCTGTGA
- a CDS encoding porin, producing the protein MNNNNFRKSGLAIAMAAAMGASAGANAAVELYNEDGTSFSVDGYFNAFYVNRDDKVSDTRNSDVKMGFLPNTIGFNFSKEVGDLTMGGRSSFWSTINDSLQSPTDTAIDVRQLYATVDGSFGQVLIGKDFGLYARSNIFLDEILMGFGSPGAATGVSFGNIRTGYPYPNPSAQITYRSPDMGGLKVAAGIFEPADTTPGAQSEQSAPRFEAEVTYSADLSGLALTGWVNGRHQSSENATTEIDSQGIGYGLKAAAAGFSLTASGFTSEGDAPVLIVDGALPSEEDADGYLVQASYTLGSNRFVASYGETDSDQGDFETENTSLAVFHDVNSNFKLVAEYNMFEQNIKSSGATAVDADTLALGAVVTF; encoded by the coding sequence ATGAACAACAACAATTTTCGAAAGTCAGGGTTAGCGATTGCGATGGCCGCTGCCATGGGGGCCAGTGCCGGCGCCAATGCGGCCGTTGAGCTATACAACGAGGATGGCACCAGCTTTTCCGTCGACGGTTATTTCAACGCTTTCTATGTAAATCGTGACGACAAGGTGTCCGACACCCGCAACTCAGATGTCAAAATGGGTTTCCTGCCGAATACCATTGGTTTTAACTTCAGCAAGGAAGTGGGCGATCTGACGATGGGTGGCCGATCCTCTTTCTGGAGCACCATCAACGACAGCCTTCAGTCACCAACCGATACAGCGATCGATGTTCGTCAACTTTATGCCACGGTCGATGGCTCTTTCGGGCAGGTGCTCATCGGTAAGGACTTCGGGTTGTATGCCCGCTCCAATATCTTCCTCGACGAAATTCTCATGGGCTTCGGCTCTCCGGGGGCGGCCACCGGCGTCTCCTTCGGTAACATCCGCACCGGCTACCCCTATCCCAATCCATCGGCTCAGATTACCTACCGCTCTCCGGATATGGGTGGTCTGAAAGTGGCCGCTGGTATCTTTGAGCCAGCGGATACCACTCCTGGGGCCCAATCCGAGCAGTCAGCACCGCGTTTTGAGGCGGAAGTCACCTACAGTGCCGACCTCAGCGGCCTGGCATTAACCGGTTGGGTCAACGGTCGTCACCAGAGCTCGGAAAACGCCACCACCGAGATCGATAGCCAGGGTATCGGTTACGGTCTTAAAGCAGCTGCGGCCGGCTTTTCACTGACGGCGTCCGGATTCACCTCGGAAGGGGATGCGCCGGTTCTGATCGTGGATGGTGCTCTTCCTTCGGAAGAGGATGCTGACGGCTATCTGGTCCAGGCTTCCTACACGCTGGGTAGTAATCGCTTCGTGGCCTCCTATGGCGAAACGGATTCGGATCAGGGCGATTTCGAGACGGAGAATACCTCCCTGGCCGTTTTCCATGATGTGAATAGCAACTTCAAGTTGGTTGCCGAATACAACATGTTCGAGCAGAACATTAAATCTTCGGGCGCTACTGCAGTGGATGCCGATACCCTTGCCCTCGGCGCTGTCGTAACGTTCTAA
- a CDS encoding WS/DGAT domain-containing protein: protein MNQEDSHLLLPVDSAWLALERPENPMTITVMLRVEGLTTARLWEFLEAYWLAWERFRCMPVRRAPGWWWETDPVFDLKHHLQVTPDAFSRGELQEWVSARLNQPLPDFRPLWKFWLAPNAEGGAALLLRMHHCYADGLSLLGVFERICPPSPQQLPAIYGSQETARLQSWTMAAGSWLRELIGDEIAAASGGRSGDLSGHVEGSSGTLQDAGKVLERVAHGGLKLVSEISQFLVEPEDSPSSLKRPLLGRRHCCWSTPVALSRFQDVARLTGVTINDVLLSCVAAAVRKQLTASTADLDEAILHAAVPVDIRGQLPAGIKPEAGALGNCFGTVFVPLPVDGESPLERLYRIKHETRRLKKSWQPGLAWGLTASASLVPEPWRQPLADVFYRKASAVVSNVPGSREERYLAGCRITEQMFWVPQAGDIGLGVSIVSYAGSVQFGVVADEAVMESPSQFLADCLEELVGFSGY, encoded by the coding sequence TTGAACCAAGAGGACTCACATCTCCTGTTACCTGTGGATTCCGCATGGCTGGCCCTGGAACGACCGGAAAACCCGATGACCATCACGGTCATGTTGCGGGTCGAGGGACTGACGACTGCGCGGTTGTGGGAGTTCCTGGAAGCATACTGGCTGGCCTGGGAGCGCTTCCGGTGCATGCCTGTACGGCGGGCGCCGGGCTGGTGGTGGGAGACGGACCCGGTGTTCGATCTCAAGCACCATCTGCAGGTGACCCCGGATGCATTTTCCCGGGGGGAACTCCAGGAATGGGTCTCCGCGCGCCTGAACCAGCCCCTGCCGGACTTCCGGCCACTCTGGAAATTCTGGCTTGCGCCCAATGCCGAGGGTGGTGCGGCCCTGTTGTTGCGAATGCATCATTGCTATGCCGACGGGTTATCCCTGTTGGGGGTCTTTGAAAGGATCTGTCCGCCTTCCCCGCAACAATTGCCGGCAATCTACGGCTCGCAGGAAACCGCCCGACTCCAGAGTTGGACGATGGCGGCGGGCTCCTGGCTCAGGGAACTGATTGGCGATGAGATCGCGGCAGCATCGGGAGGCCGTTCCGGCGATCTGTCCGGTCATGTCGAAGGCTCATCTGGCACGCTGCAGGATGCCGGCAAGGTACTTGAGCGGGTGGCCCATGGCGGTCTGAAACTGGTCAGTGAGATCAGCCAGTTTCTGGTGGAACCGGAGGATTCTCCCTCGTCACTGAAACGCCCGTTGCTTGGGCGTCGCCATTGTTGCTGGTCGACCCCCGTGGCGCTGTCGCGCTTTCAGGACGTTGCCCGCTTAACCGGGGTCACTATTAACGATGTCTTGCTCAGTTGCGTGGCGGCCGCCGTGCGCAAGCAGTTGACGGCCAGTACGGCCGACCTCGACGAAGCCATTCTCCATGCCGCAGTGCCGGTGGATATCCGTGGCCAGTTGCCTGCGGGGATCAAGCCCGAAGCGGGCGCGCTTGGAAACTGCTTCGGCACCGTGTTCGTTCCCCTTCCGGTAGACGGGGAAAGTCCGCTGGAACGGCTTTATCGCATCAAACATGAAACCCGCCGACTGAAGAAAAGCTGGCAACCCGGCCTTGCCTGGGGACTGACTGCCAGTGCCTCGCTGGTGCCGGAACCCTGGCGTCAGCCACTGGCCGATGTGTTCTATCGCAAGGCGAGCGCTGTGGTGTCCAATGTACCGGGCTCCCGTGAGGAGCGGTATCTGGCGGGTTGCCGAATCACTGAACAAATGTTCTGGGTGCCCCAGGCCGGGGACATCGGCCTGGGAGTGAGTATTGTCAGTTACGCCGGCAGTGTTCAGTTTGGGGTGGTGGCCGATGAGGCTGTCATGGAATCCCCCTCACAGTTCCTGGCAGATTGCCTCGAAGAACTCGTGGGTTTCAGCGGGTATTAA
- a CDS encoding polyhydroxyalkanoic acid system family protein: protein MSVIDVHRAHSLDKEHAREAAEALAQDLSRQFDVNYQWEGDVLRFRRSGVKGQLTIDHNDLHIRLELGMLLRPFKSRIEQEIHSQLDQIIKA from the coding sequence ATGTCTGTTATCGATGTTCATCGCGCCCATTCCCTGGACAAGGAGCACGCCCGCGAGGCGGCGGAAGCACTGGCGCAGGATCTGTCCAGGCAGTTTGATGTGAACTACCAGTGGGAAGGAGATGTGCTGCGGTTCAGGCGCAGTGGGGTAAAGGGGCAGTTGACCATCGATCACAATGACCTGCACATTCGTCTGGAACTGGGCATGCTGCTAAGGCCCTTCAAGTCACGGATTGAGCAGGAGATTCACTCCCAGCTGGATCAGATCATCAAGGCCTGA
- a CDS encoding alpha/beta hydrolase, protein MKASHVRKLIQPIESAYSEMFSGRVYRVGRGAVSVRNHSGKAEQTVIGVHGFLENHCYFTQAYEAPTTELILLTCSNYHIPVNGVTPETPEWEVPIKHLEGTIEYDACILNQAVANLPGTDNIRVHGHSRGGAVILEAIRQWPELYENVEVVLEAPVLPQGKLHALVTTILEPVSHGMWPWLIRLINSAPSSAYGQTFFGRMNPRKKQLLSKLFSATKDHLTIVRNIENIMDWMQRTDTGVYNHVRHGTFLIPGVDRILDRNAMLASARQSPTTMRIVETQAPSHFITLDSKEWVPDFETLSATAQG, encoded by the coding sequence ATGAAAGCGAGCCATGTTCGCAAACTGATACAACCGATTGAAAGTGCCTACTCCGAGATGTTCTCGGGGAGAGTCTACCGTGTAGGCAGGGGCGCGGTTTCCGTCCGCAACCACAGCGGCAAGGCGGAACAGACGGTTATTGGTGTGCACGGTTTCCTTGAGAATCACTGTTACTTCACCCAGGCTTACGAAGCGCCCACCACGGAACTCATTCTGCTGACCTGCAGCAACTACCACATCCCGGTCAACGGCGTGACGCCGGAAACCCCGGAGTGGGAAGTGCCCATCAAGCATCTCGAGGGCACCATTGAATACGACGCCTGCATACTGAATCAGGCTGTTGCCAATCTTCCCGGAACCGACAATATTCGCGTTCATGGTCATTCCCGGGGCGGCGCTGTCATCCTGGAAGCGATTCGCCAGTGGCCGGAACTCTATGAGAACGTGGAAGTGGTCCTGGAAGCGCCGGTACTGCCCCAGGGCAAGCTCCACGCGCTGGTCACCACCATTCTGGAACCCGTCAGTCACGGCATGTGGCCCTGGCTGATCCGCCTGATCAACAGTGCCCCGTCTTCCGCCTACGGCCAGACCTTTTTCGGCCGTATGAACCCGCGCAAAAAGCAGCTGTTGAGCAAGCTTTTCTCGGCCACCAAAGATCACCTGACCATTGTGCGCAATATCGAAAATATCATGGACTGGATGCAGCGCACCGACACCGGCGTATACAACCATGTACGCCACGGCACCTTCCTGATTCCGGGTGTGGACCGCATTCTGGACCGTAACGCGATGCTTGCCAGCGCGCGCCAGAGCCCGACCACCATGCGCATTGTGGAAACCCAGGCCCCCAGCCATTTCATTACCCTGGACAGCAAGGAGTGGGTGCCCGATTTCGAAACCCTGTCAGCCACTGCACAGGGCTGA
- the ubiE gene encoding bifunctional demethylmenaquinone methyltransferase/2-methoxy-6-polyprenyl-1,4-benzoquinol methylase UbiE — protein MSEQQTPANENQAGSPQDDVTHFGFRNVPKSQKAGQVAEVFHSVAGKYDLMNDLMSMGIHRLWKRFTIELSGVRPGHQVLDIAGGTGDLTMKFSDLVGPTGKVILADINASMLQVGRGRLMDRGYAGNIEFAQADAEHLPFPDNTFNAVSIAFGLRNVTDKDQALRDMTRVLKPGGKLMVLEFSKPTNPLLNKAYDMYSFNALPLMGQLFAGDSESYKYLAESIRMHPDQDTLKGMMEQAGLVNCKYYNMTGGIVALHVGIKP, from the coding sequence ATGAGCGAGCAACAAACGCCAGCCAACGAAAACCAGGCCGGCTCCCCACAGGACGATGTCACTCACTTCGGTTTCCGCAATGTGCCGAAAAGCCAGAAGGCCGGCCAGGTAGCCGAGGTTTTTCACAGCGTGGCCGGTAAATACGACCTGATGAACGACCTCATGTCCATGGGCATCCACCGGCTCTGGAAACGCTTCACCATCGAACTCAGCGGTGTCCGCCCGGGGCACCAGGTACTTGACATCGCCGGCGGCACCGGCGACCTGACCATGAAGTTTTCCGACCTGGTTGGCCCCACCGGCAAAGTCATACTCGCTGATATCAATGCCTCCATGCTTCAGGTGGGGCGCGGTCGTCTGATGGATCGGGGTTACGCCGGCAATATCGAATTTGCCCAGGCCGACGCGGAACACCTGCCGTTTCCGGATAACACCTTCAATGCCGTGTCCATCGCCTTTGGCCTGCGTAACGTGACCGACAAGGACCAGGCCCTGCGGGACATGACACGGGTGCTGAAGCCCGGCGGCAAGCTGATGGTGCTGGAGTTTTCCAAGCCCACCAACCCGCTGCTCAACAAGGCGTATGACATGTACTCCTTCAACGCCCTGCCGCTGATGGGCCAGCTGTTTGCCGGTGACAGCGAAAGCTACAAGTACCTGGCCGAGTCCATCCGCATGCACCCGGATCAGGACACTCTGAAGGGCATGATGGAGCAGGCCGGACTGGTGAACTGCAAGTACTACAACATGACCGGCGGCATTGTTGCCCTGCACGTGGGAATCAAGCCCTGA
- a CDS encoding response regulator: MEPAYKILIADDHPLFREAISSVIASGFEGSEIIETDDLDSALDLTRENDDLDLILLDLNMPGMHGLNGLITLRNEAPTIPVVIVSAEEDKQVVLQAITYGAVGFITKSSPRPQMTEAIQQILNGNVYLPSDIIRTAKESNTRRSRHEDNPISPELLNSLTRRQLLVLERMSKGESNKQIAYNLNIAETTVKAHVSAILRKLGVHNRVQAILSASDVDFSQYLKR; this comes from the coding sequence ATGGAGCCGGCATACAAGATACTGATCGCCGACGACCACCCGCTGTTCCGTGAAGCCATCAGCAGCGTGATCGCTTCCGGGTTCGAGGGCAGCGAGATCATTGAAACCGATGATCTCGACAGCGCCCTGGACCTTACCCGCGAGAACGATGACCTGGACCTGATCCTGCTGGATCTGAATATGCCCGGCATGCACGGGCTGAACGGCCTGATCACTCTCCGCAACGAAGCGCCCACCATTCCCGTGGTAATTGTCTCGGCAGAAGAGGACAAGCAAGTTGTACTTCAGGCCATTACCTACGGTGCCGTAGGCTTTATTACCAAGTCATCGCCTCGGCCCCAGATGACCGAAGCCATCCAGCAGATTCTCAACGGCAACGTCTACCTGCCTTCGGACATCATCCGTACCGCTAAAGAAAGCAACACCCGCCGCAGTCGCCATGAAGACAATCCAATTTCTCCGGAGCTGCTGAACTCGCTGACACGTCGCCAGTTGCTGGTACTCGAGCGTATGTCCAAGGGCGAATCCAACAAGCAGATTGCCTACAACCTGAACATTGCCGAGACCACGGTGAAAGCCCATGTGTCAGCCATTTTGCGCAAGCTTGGTGTGCACAATCGGGTGCAGGCCATTTTGTCCGCCAGTGACGTGGATTTCAGCCAGTATCTGAAACGGTAA
- the nosP gene encoding nitric oxide-sensing protein NosP produces MKPATTLPAVRVASSSVRDPMLAATNLASQLNHDHLGCVLFFCSAEYDLGRLGIALEHAFQGVRVCGCTSAGEITPEGYGRGCITAIGFDDRYFAIDCALIRELDRFTLQDAQGVIDGLLSTCRDARLAPVKGNTFAITLLDGLSSREELVLATLNAALGTIPQFGGSAGDDERLANTHVFYDGQFHTSAATVLLVNTPLDFRVFSTHHMVERSEKLVVTDACPESRTVYELNAEPAADAYARAVGVEVDALDRKVFALRPMGVKIGGHYFVRSVQRVNPDKSLTFYCAVETGIVMTAMEPEGLLDSVRTQIEASERVVGPPLVTIGCDCFLRRLEAELTGEVEAVSEFLRHHKVIGFNTYGEQFDGMHINQTFTGVVIGQPEARVVQE; encoded by the coding sequence ATGAAGCCAGCGACGACCCTGCCCGCCGTCCGGGTAGCGAGTTCCAGTGTCCGCGACCCGATGCTGGCAGCCACCAATCTTGCCAGTCAGTTGAACCATGATCACCTGGGTTGTGTGCTGTTCTTCTGTTCCGCGGAATACGATCTCGGTCGTCTCGGCATTGCCCTCGAACATGCCTTTCAGGGCGTGCGGGTGTGTGGCTGTACATCCGCCGGAGAGATTACCCCAGAAGGCTATGGTCGCGGATGCATTACCGCCATCGGCTTCGATGACCGCTACTTTGCCATTGACTGCGCACTGATTCGGGAGCTCGACCGGTTTACCCTGCAGGACGCCCAGGGGGTCATTGACGGCCTGCTGTCCACGTGTCGTGATGCCAGGCTCGCGCCGGTCAAGGGCAACACCTTTGCCATTACGCTGCTGGACGGTCTTTCCAGCCGCGAGGAACTGGTGCTGGCGACGCTTAATGCAGCGCTCGGTACCATCCCGCAATTTGGCGGATCCGCAGGCGATGACGAGCGCCTCGCCAATACCCACGTGTTCTACGACGGCCAGTTCCATACCAGTGCAGCAACTGTTCTACTGGTCAATACGCCATTGGATTTCCGGGTATTCTCCACCCATCACATGGTTGAGCGCAGTGAAAAGCTGGTGGTTACCGATGCCTGTCCCGAAAGTCGCACCGTGTATGAACTCAATGCCGAGCCCGCTGCGGATGCCTATGCCCGTGCCGTTGGCGTGGAGGTGGATGCCCTGGATCGCAAGGTGTTCGCCCTGCGGCCCATGGGAGTGAAAATTGGCGGACATTATTTTGTACGTTCAGTTCAGCGAGTCAATCCGGACAAGAGCCTCACATTTTACTGTGCGGTGGAAACCGGCATTGTGATGACGGCGATGGAGCCCGAAGGCCTGCTGGACAGTGTACGAACCCAGATTGAAGCGTCCGAGCGGGTGGTGGGACCACCGCTGGTCACCATCGGATGTGACTGTTTCCTGCGTCGGCTGGAGGCGGAGCTGACCGGGGAGGTGGAAGCAGTGTCCGAATTTCTTCGCCATCACAAGGTGATCGGTTTCAACACATACGGCGAGCAGTTCGACGGTATGCATATCAACCAGACTTTTACGGGGGTGGTCATTGGCCAGCCTGAAGCCCGTGTCGTGCAAGAATGA